One genomic segment of Erysipelotrichaceae bacterium 66202529 includes these proteins:
- the serC gene encoding 3-phosphoserine/phosphohydroxythreonine transaminase encodes MAENRIYNFSAGPSMLPLEVLKKAQSQMLNYEESGMSVMEMSHRSKAYDAIITKTQERMRSILNIPDNYKVLFLQGGATSQFSMVPLNLLQKGTADYVVTGYFANKAYAEAKKYGDIVLAGSSKDADYSYIPTQEELQLNKDADYVYLCANNTIYGTEWKYVPETDGVPIVADMSSNILSKPVDVSKFGIIFAGAQKNMGCAGLTVAIVREDLIGHAKDFTPVMMDYAPLADKDSMYNTPPTYAIYILGLVLEWIENMGGLEVLQKRNEEKAKLLYDYLDQSDFYTTTVRKEDRSLMNVTFRSPSAELDALFAKESAAAGMSNLKGHRAVGGMRASIYNAMPLEGVQTLIAFMKKFEAEHK; translated from the coding sequence ATGGCCGAAAACAGAATTTACAACTTTTCAGCTGGTCCATCCATGCTGCCACTGGAGGTGTTGAAGAAAGCGCAATCGCAAATGCTGAATTACGAGGAAAGTGGCATGTCGGTTATGGAAATGAGTCATCGTTCCAAGGCTTACGATGCGATTATTACAAAAACACAGGAACGAATGCGTTCCATCCTAAATATACCGGATAACTACAAGGTGCTGTTTCTGCAGGGAGGAGCTACCTCTCAGTTTTCCATGGTTCCCCTGAATCTGCTGCAAAAGGGTACGGCAGATTATGTTGTAACCGGATATTTCGCAAACAAGGCGTATGCGGAGGCTAAGAAATACGGAGATATCGTTCTGGCAGGCTCCAGCAAGGATGCAGATTATTCCTATATTCCCACACAGGAGGAGCTGCAGTTAAATAAGGATGCTGATTATGTATATTTATGTGCCAATAATACCATCTATGGAACGGAATGGAAGTATGTTCCGGAAACAGACGGTGTTCCTATCGTTGCGGATATGTCCAGCAATATCCTGTCTAAGCCGGTCGATGTGTCCAAGTTTGGAATCATCTTTGCCGGTGCACAGAAAAATATGGGCTGTGCCGGTCTGACTGTGGCCATCGTGCGTGAGGATCTGATCGGACATGCAAAGGATTTCACACCGGTGATGATGGATTATGCACCGCTTGCCGATAAGGATTCCATGTACAATACTCCGCCTACCTATGCAATTTATATTCTGGGGCTTGTTCTGGAATGGATTGAAAATATGGGAGGACTTGAGGTACTGCAGAAACGCAATGAAGAAAAGGCGAAGCTGCTGTATGATTATCTGGATCAAAGTGATTTCTATACGACGACAGTGCGAAAGGAAGACCGTTCTTTGATGAATGTTACCTTCCGTTCACCGAGTGCAGAGCTGGATGCTTTGTTTGCCAAGGAAAGTGCTGCGGCAGGCATGAGCAATCTGAAGGGACACCGTGCTGTTGGTGGCATGCGTGCATCCATTTACAATGCAATGCCGTTGGAAGGTGTGCAGACATTGATTGCTTTCATGAAGAAATTTGAAGCAGAACATAAATAG
- a CDS encoding 3-phosphoglycerate dehydrogenase → MKIKLFNKIADAGISQFDPEVYEFSEDYDTYDAIMVRSAKLHDVEFPADLKCIARAGAGVNNIPLDRCSEQGIVVFNTPGANANAVKELVMAALLMSSRKITKGIEWVKTLEGDDISKAVEKGKSNFVGPEIAGKKLGVIGLGAIGVLVANAAAAMDMEVFGYDPFISVKAAWTLKARVHHVQNLKQIFEECDYITVHVPYSDKTANIIDAEAIAAMKPDVRVLNFARGGLIDDEAMMKAMDEGKIGAYVTDFPTRELLQYEQVIGVPHLGASTPESEENCAVMAANEIMEYLETGNITHSVNLPDMQLAQECKYRICIINKNVPNVVGAITTALANVGVNIENMANKGKKDYAYMILDTNDEVSEELMERLRSREGIINARLIKAKA, encoded by the coding sequence ATGAAAATAAAGCTGTTTAATAAAATTGCCGACGCCGGGATCAGCCAGTTTGATCCGGAGGTATATGAATTTTCTGAGGATTATGATACGTATGATGCCATTATGGTACGAAGTGCAAAGCTGCACGATGTGGAATTTCCTGCAGATCTGAAGTGTATTGCCAGAGCCGGGGCAGGTGTAAATAATATTCCACTGGATCGCTGCAGTGAGCAGGGAATCGTTGTATTCAATACACCGGGGGCAAATGCCAATGCTGTAAAGGAGCTGGTGATGGCAGCCCTGCTGATGTCTTCCCGTAAGATTACAAAGGGAATCGAATGGGTGAAAACACTGGAGGGTGATGATATTTCCAAGGCTGTAGAAAAAGGCAAGAGCAATTTTGTCGGGCCGGAAATCGCCGGTAAAAAGTTAGGTGTTATTGGTTTAGGGGCGATTGGTGTACTGGTTGCGAATGCTGCAGCTGCTATGGATATGGAGGTCTTCGGATATGATCCGTTCATTTCCGTAAAGGCAGCCTGGACATTAAAGGCCAGAGTGCATCATGTACAGAATCTGAAACAGATTTTTGAGGAATGCGACTATATTACCGTACACGTTCCATACAGTGATAAAACAGCGAATATCATAGATGCGGAAGCGATTGCGGCAATGAAGCCGGATGTGCGTGTATTGAATTTTGCGCGTGGCGGTTTGATTGATGATGAAGCGATGATGAAGGCGATGGATGAAGGAAAAATCGGTGCTTATGTAACGGATTTCCCAACACGTGAGCTGTTGCAGTATGAGCAGGTAATCGGTGTTCCTCACCTTGGTGCATCTACGCCGGAAAGTGAAGAAAACTGTGCAGTCATGGCAGCCAATGAAATCATGGAGTATCTGGAAACAGGAAATATCACGCATTCTGTGAATCTTCCGGATATGCAGCTTGCACAGGAATGTAAATACAGAATTTGCATTATCAATAAGAATGTTCCAAATGTAGTTGGTGCCATCACTACAGCTCTTGCCAATGTCGGTGTGAATATCGAAAATATGGCGAACAAGGGAAAAAAGGACTATGCTTATATGATCCTGGATACCAATGATGAAGTCAGCGAGGAACTGATGGAGCGTTTGCGCAGCAGGGAAGGTATTATCAATGCGCGTCTGATTAAGGCGAAGGCATAA
- a CDS encoding DNA topoisomerase III has translation MRSLIIAEKPELGRAIAAAIDGNGKEVRGVIRKQNVIITWAYGHLLRLCEPDEYDARYKKWKKEDLPICFENWKLVPDGNKKDRVEQIMALMQECDQIIHAGDPDDEGQFLIDEILDYAQNEKPVKRVYINDNTPANIKKAFHALIDNDEKLRAVGRSAYARAVADYVVGINYSRLFSLLLRRKGMSVGRVQSPTLGLIVMRDEAIDNHVKQKYYELQTAGHIQEPDTTITFQLKPKSELLDDGKHILHRNIMEDIEREILSKPEQKVKIDEKFMDVKPPLTFNLAKLQAHMNARYGFDLSKTDQITQMLRDRYQAITYNRSDSQYLKEEHFQEADKVLPHVMNKLNETYPVDYKLHSECFNDKYVTAHHAIIPTLSDFNIAQLLPDERRVYEEICRYYIMQFLPPIRKRQLSAVIKTEYGDLRATSTYVLDEGYKKYFTPEKEDSAEDEENDSRFDLPKGTYPINLISSEIQEKETNPPKRYTQASLIRDMTSIAKYVQDKEIKDILKKKDKDKKGENGSIGTSATRSQIVETLIKRRYVEMKGKNIISTQLGKDFYHLLPEEIKKPDLTAKWWVIQEDIKEGNADVKTLVDSVLEAFVPHLNKDYSHLRVSGEVEIDDDRPAVGICPVCGNKIVENSKGFGCVNYRNGCKFALWKEDRFFQSIEKELTLPMAEKLLKDKYCLVKIHEQEQEVIKVLQLGVRNGRAVYRLVDVPKKAAENA, from the coding sequence ATGCGTTCTTTAATCATAGCGGAGAAGCCGGAGCTTGGCAGGGCAATCGCTGCAGCCATTGACGGCAATGGAAAGGAAGTCCGCGGCGTCATACGTAAACAGAATGTCATCATCACCTGGGCTTATGGTCATCTTTTGAGATTGTGTGAGCCGGATGAATATGATGCCAGATATAAGAAATGGAAAAAAGAGGATTTACCAATCTGCTTTGAAAACTGGAAGTTAGTACCGGATGGTAATAAAAAGGATCGTGTGGAACAGATCATGGCGTTGATGCAGGAATGTGATCAGATCATTCACGCTGGTGACCCGGATGATGAGGGACAGTTTCTAATTGATGAAATCCTGGATTATGCGCAGAATGAAAAGCCGGTAAAGCGTGTCTATATCAATGACAATACGCCTGCGAATATAAAAAAGGCATTTCATGCTCTCATCGACAATGACGAGAAGCTGCGTGCGGTAGGTAGAAGTGCCTATGCCAGAGCCGTTGCGGATTATGTGGTGGGAATCAATTATTCCCGTCTGTTTTCCCTGCTTTTAAGAAGAAAAGGCATGAGCGTGGGCCGTGTGCAGAGTCCGACCCTGGGGTTGATCGTCATGCGGGATGAAGCAATCGACAATCATGTGAAGCAGAAATATTATGAGCTGCAGACCGCTGGACATATACAGGAGCCGGATACCACCATCACCTTTCAGCTGAAACCCAAAAGTGAGCTTCTGGATGATGGCAAGCACATTTTGCACCGTAATATCATGGAGGATATCGAACGCGAAATTCTGTCCAAGCCGGAACAAAAGGTGAAAATTGATGAGAAATTCATGGATGTGAAGCCACCGCTGACCTTTAATCTTGCCAAGCTGCAGGCGCATATGAATGCACGGTATGGCTTTGATCTGAGCAAAACAGACCAGATTACACAGATGCTGCGTGATCGCTATCAGGCAATAACCTATAACCGAAGCGATTCCCAGTATTTGAAGGAGGAGCATTTTCAAGAGGCAGACAAGGTTCTGCCGCATGTCATGAACAAGCTGAATGAAACGTATCCGGTTGATTATAAGCTGCATTCCGAATGCTTTAACGATAAATATGTGACAGCCCATCATGCCATTATTCCGACGCTGTCCGATTTCAATATCGCCCAGCTGCTGCCGGATGAGCGAAGAGTGTATGAGGAAATCTGCCGTTATTACATCATGCAGTTTCTGCCGCCAATTCGAAAACGGCAGCTAAGTGCTGTTATCAAAACAGAATACGGTGATTTGCGTGCGACAAGTACGTATGTGCTGGATGAGGGCTATAAAAAATATTTTACACCGGAAAAAGAGGATAGTGCGGAGGATGAGGAAAATGACAGCCGTTTTGATCTGCCAAAGGGAACCTATCCGATAAATCTGATCAGCAGTGAAATTCAGGAGAAGGAAACCAATCCGCCCAAGCGGTATACGCAGGCCAGTCTGATCCGCGATATGACCAGTATCGCCAAGTATGTGCAGGATAAGGAAATCAAGGATATTCTGAAAAAGAAGGATAAGGATAAAAAGGGGGAGAATGGCTCCATTGGTACCAGTGCGACAAGATCGCAAATAGTGGAAACACTGATCAAGCGCCGGTATGTGGAAATGAAGGGGAAGAACATCATATCCACACAGCTGGGAAAGGATTTTTACCATCTGCTGCCGGAGGAGATAAAAAAACCGGATTTGACGGCAAAGTGGTGGGTGATTCAGGAGGATATCAAGGAAGGCAATGCAGATGTGAAAACACTGGTGGACAGTGTGCTGGAGGCCTTTGTGCCGCATCTGAACAAGGATTACTCCCACCTGCGTGTATCGGGTGAGGTGGAGATTGACGATGATCGTCCGGCGGTCGGTATCTGTCCGGTTTGCGGGAATAAAATCGTAGAAAACAGTAAGGGCTTTGGCTGTGTGAATTATCGCAATGGCTGCAAATTCGCATTGTGGAAGGAGGATCGCTTTTTCCAGTCCATTGAGAAGGAGCTTACCCTGCCAATGGCAGAAAAGCTGTTGAAGGATAAATATTGTCTAGTGAAAATCCATGAGCAGGAGCAGGAGGTCATCAAGGTGCTGCAGCTGGGTGTACGCAATGGGCGTGCTGTCTACCGGCTGGTGGATGTGCCGAAAAAGGCTGCGGAGAATGCATAG
- a CDS encoding sigma-70 family RNA polymerase sigma factor produces MHTQLEQIYKTYFHDVYRYALSLCQNESQAQDLVSETYLKAIEALPQDYTEVRAWLFRVCRNCFIDQQRKKKRWSTVALEHAQNFLSTGEDGASMMRRQQEKDELHLMILKLKQPYREVMLLYYLAQYSIQETAEILHIQEGAVKTRLHRGREMLRLYLEEDCDENRTDS; encoded by the coding sequence ATGCATACGCAGCTGGAGCAGATATACAAAACCTATTTTCATGATGTATATCGCTACGCTCTTTCCCTTTGCCAAAATGAAAGCCAGGCGCAGGATTTGGTTTCCGAAACCTATCTCAAGGCAATCGAGGCTTTGCCACAGGATTATACAGAGGTACGCGCATGGCTGTTTCGTGTATGCCGCAACTGCTTCATTGATCAGCAGCGTAAAAAAAAGCGCTGGAGTACAGTGGCGCTGGAGCATGCACAGAATTTCCTGTCAACAGGGGAGGATGGTGCCTCCATGATGCGCAGACAGCAGGAAAAGGATGAGCTGCATCTGATGATTCTGAAGCTGAAGCAGCCATATCGCGAGGTCATGCTTCTTTATTACCTTGCACAGTATTCCATACAGGAAACCGCAGAAATTTTGCATATTCAGGAAGGAGCAGTGAAAACAAGACTGCATCGGGGCAGAGAAATGCTTCGTTTATACCTAGAGGAGGATTGTGATGAAAACAGAACAGACAGCTAG
- a CDS encoding HAD-IIB family hydrolase encodes MKILASDYDGTLRTEELVDINDIHAIQEFRKAGNVFGLVTGRSMESIQMEIEKNQIAFDFIVANNGGVIYDRDFNRLQVLYMDFNKALDIISYIKTLDCVSYVINDGFHRFKFSVDENQIDHKYGNMPDTKEHEEEILDRGKISQLVVSLNDTILAEEIAHYINTNFKGYAVAYVNVNCVDIVPEGVSKAEGLYFMEQHMDLKHEDIYAIGDSFNDIPMIEEFHGCAMMHARSAITEAAEHVFISIEECIAYLMKLDAEADAK; translated from the coding sequence ATGAAAATTCTGGCTAGTGATTATGATGGTACGCTTCGCACGGAGGAGCTGGTTGATATAAATGATATTCATGCAATACAGGAATTCCGCAAAGCAGGGAATGTGTTTGGTCTGGTAACAGGCAGGAGTATGGAATCCATCCAGATGGAAATCGAGAAAAATCAGATCGCCTTTGATTTTATCGTAGCGAATAACGGCGGTGTGATTTATGATCGTGATTTTAACCGTCTGCAGGTGCTGTATATGGATTTCAACAAGGCCCTGGATATTATTTCCTATATTAAGACACTGGATTGTGTGTCCTATGTAATCAATGACGGCTTTCACCGTTTTAAGTTTTCGGTGGATGAAAATCAAATCGATCACAAATACGGCAATATGCCGGATACGAAGGAGCATGAAGAGGAAATTCTGGATCGCGGTAAAATTTCCCAGCTGGTGGTATCGCTGAATGATACGATTCTGGCAGAGGAAATCGCCCATTATATCAATACGAATTTCAAGGGCTATGCGGTTGCCTATGTGAATGTAAATTGTGTGGATATCGTACCGGAAGGGGTATCCAAGGCAGAGGGACTGTATTTTATGGAGCAGCATATGGATTTAAAGCATGAAGATATCTATGCCATTGGGGACTCCTTCAACGATATACCGATGATCGAGGAGTTTCACGGCTGTGCGATGATGCATGCAAGGAGTGCAATCACAGAGGCAGCGGAGCATGTGTTTATCAGCATTGAGGAATGCATTGCTTATCTGATGAAGCTGGACGCAGAAGCAGATGCAAAATAA
- a CDS encoding DUF2207 domain-containing protein: protein MKKLKIWGILCMLICVLCMSGTLVRADEDAGYVYENIAVNVDITEKREYRITETMDIDFEDAMHGIVRDLPKSGNAEGYSIRNIQVEGMPFQVDERQNNIAVRIGDENKLVQGKKRIVLSYTLKHYQDYDQTYDYAYLNLLGTDYDTAVRKFQAEVSFPAKERLLDYKITSGSRGSHTNTYTKETVKDNLMVIQSTKTLPARHGVTLQLKYEEGVFSAAPEYQFPYVIKKNVLDVTVTPEQDIQVTQKISIQTLDMYTRIYLPMLCDLWDKSDYKIEDIELSDADMKYNEYDSLTAYARKKGEHSYTIRYTIHPYRLIKDSFTLNLFKQSEDTKLENMTLRLHMPYAPAYAVRTGRDNDIQQDNWTGKVDGTTVTIHTTKEIRAAESFVVTVPVESGYFKRDSGGLIKLGGLLCAGFMGLLAFLRFGIFRKKQLIIPVNFYPPKGMNPAEAGYVIDNDLSVTDMTALLFYWADKGYLKIRNIDSSYSFEKIQAPDSSAPMYEQHLFERMFAHGKKGIVGKEDLKYTFYMDIRDARKELLQGFQGEYALRSQKVEALRKLLMLLSLVPLFLLNALAHYEIYGDMLTAVLMSVGLLPILAPVMILLMLYRNYKKGAMAKGAMVAVTIILGGFTLMISPILLLGTTASAPYTVFGIALTLVAYCMSSGIHKDSAYRQRLLSQLLGFRDFIKTVEKERLELLLKDDPEYYYHVLPYAQVLHVSDIWEHKFHDITLQAPQWYDSSETMDSIMFYHMVHEIDRDMRSVATPPASSSSSFGSGGNDSGYSGGGGGFSDGGFSGGGSGGGGSHGW from the coding sequence ATGAAAAAGCTGAAGATTTGGGGAATTCTTTGCATGCTTATCTGCGTCCTGTGCATGAGCGGCACCTTGGTACGGGCAGATGAGGATGCCGGTTATGTATATGAGAACATTGCAGTAAACGTGGATATCACGGAGAAAAGGGAGTATCGGATAACAGAAACCATGGACATCGATTTTGAGGATGCCATGCACGGTATTGTCCGTGATCTGCCAAAAAGCGGAAATGCGGAAGGGTATTCCATTCGGAATATTCAGGTGGAAGGAATGCCGTTTCAGGTGGATGAAAGACAGAACAACATCGCTGTACGGATCGGTGATGAGAACAAGCTGGTACAGGGAAAGAAGCGCATTGTTTTGAGCTATACCCTGAAGCATTATCAGGATTATGATCAGACATATGATTATGCGTATTTGAATTTGCTGGGAACTGATTATGATACTGCGGTACGCAAGTTTCAGGCAGAAGTCAGCTTTCCTGCGAAGGAGCGACTGCTGGACTATAAAATAACCTCGGGCAGCCGTGGCTCTCATACAAATACCTATACAAAAGAAACAGTGAAGGATAACCTTATGGTTATACAATCCACAAAGACACTGCCTGCCAGACACGGGGTGACTCTGCAGTTGAAATATGAGGAGGGCGTATTTTCGGCAGCACCGGAATATCAGTTTCCTTATGTGATAAAGAAGAATGTACTGGATGTGACGGTAACTCCTGAACAGGATATTCAGGTGACACAGAAGATAAGCATCCAAACTCTGGATATGTATACGAGGATTTATCTGCCAATGCTATGCGATCTTTGGGACAAGAGCGATTATAAAATAGAGGATATCGAGCTGTCAGATGCGGATATGAAGTATAATGAATATGATTCCCTGACTGCCTATGCAAGGAAGAAGGGAGAGCATTCATATACGATCCGCTATACCATTCATCCATACCGCCTGATAAAGGACAGCTTTACCCTGAATCTGTTTAAGCAGAGTGAAGACACCAAGCTGGAGAATATGACGCTGCGGCTGCATATGCCATATGCTCCTGCATACGCTGTCCGCACCGGAAGAGATAACGATATACAGCAGGATAACTGGACAGGGAAAGTGGATGGGACTACAGTAACGATTCATACAACAAAGGAGATACGTGCAGCAGAAAGCTTTGTCGTTACGGTTCCGGTTGAATCCGGATACTTTAAGCGTGACAGCGGTGGTCTTATCAAGCTGGGCGGTCTGCTTTGTGCAGGCTTTATGGGACTGCTCGCATTTCTGCGCTTTGGTATATTTCGGAAAAAGCAGCTGATCATACCGGTGAATTTTTATCCGCCAAAAGGGATGAATCCGGCAGAGGCAGGGTATGTGATTGATAACGACCTGTCTGTTACGGATATGACTGCATTGCTGTTTTACTGGGCAGATAAGGGATATCTCAAAATCAGGAATATCGATTCCTCCTATTCGTTTGAAAAAATACAGGCTCCGGATTCTTCTGCCCCAATGTATGAACAGCACTTATTTGAGCGCATGTTTGCACATGGGAAAAAGGGGATAGTCGGTAAGGAGGATTTGAAGTATACCTTCTATATGGATATCCGAGATGCCAGAAAGGAATTGTTACAGGGCTTTCAGGGGGAATATGCATTGCGCAGTCAGAAGGTGGAAGCTCTGCGTAAGCTGCTCATGCTGTTAAGTCTTGTACCGCTGTTTCTGCTTAATGCGCTTGCACATTATGAGATTTACGGGGATATGCTTACTGCGGTTCTCATGAGTGTGGGTCTGCTGCCAATTCTGGCTCCTGTCATGATTCTTCTGATGCTGTACCGGAATTATAAAAAGGGTGCTATGGCAAAGGGGGCAATGGTTGCTGTGACCATCATACTGGGCGGGTTCACGCTGATGATCAGTCCGATTCTGCTGCTGGGAACAACGGCTTCCGCACCGTATACCGTCTTTGGGATTGCTTTGACACTGGTAGCATATTGCATGTCCAGCGGTATTCATAAGGACAGTGCCTATCGGCAAAGACTGCTTTCTCAGCTGCTGGGCTTTCGGGATTTTATAAAAACGGTGGAAAAGGAACGGCTGGAGCTGTTGCTGAAGGATGATCCGGAATATTACTATCATGTGCTGCCCTATGCGCAGGTTTTGCATGTCAGCGATATCTGGGAGCATAAATTCCATGATATCACGCTGCAGGCACCGCAGTGGTATGACAGCAGTGAAACTATGGATTCTATCATGTTCTATCATATGGTACATGAAATTGACCGTGATATGAGAAGTGTGGCAACTCCTCCTGCTTCCAGTTCTTCCTCCTTTGGTTCCGGTGGCAATGATTCCGGCTATTCCGGCGGTGGCGGCGGATTCTCTGATGGCGGCTTTTCCGGCGGCGGAAGTGGTGGCGGTGGTAGCCATGGCTGGTAA
- a CDS encoding PadR family transcriptional regulator codes for MYDKTQLMRGSLEGCILKIIEQQTTYGYEILMNMREAGWMDVTEGTLYPILLRLEKLQYIRAEKRDSPFGPKRKYYQITKEGMAYLQEFYEQWLKLAETIERLFEGGVRHDEG; via the coding sequence ATGTATGATAAAACACAGCTGATGCGTGGAAGTCTGGAAGGCTGTATTTTGAAAATCATTGAACAGCAGACAACCTATGGCTATGAAATCCTGATGAATATGAGAGAAGCGGGATGGATGGATGTAACTGAGGGTACGCTGTATCCGATTCTTTTGCGCCTGGAAAAGCTACAGTATATCCGGGCAGAGAAAAGAGATTCCCCATTCGGCCCAAAGCGGAAATATTATCAGATTACAAAGGAAGGCATGGCCTATCTGCAGGAATTTTATGAACAGTGGTTGAAATTGGCGGAAACGATCGAGCGATTATTTGAAGGAGGTGTGAGGCATGATGAGGGATGA
- a CDS encoding TIGR00159 family protein, with amino-acid sequence MLNYFTLNNLRTLIQQLLDIACVWALVYYCLKIVKNNSRTIQIFKGILLIVIIRSAASFFGLHTVATLADSIMNWGVVAVIIIFQPEIRSILERIGKTNVFSRISTLTINERENLVDELVKACAEMSKTKTGALISIEQGHSLSDYIKTGTPMNSVVSSELLCSIFQYGTPLHDGAVIIQGVKIACAAAYFPPTTRELPTSYGARHRAAVGISEITDSITIVVSEETGNISIAEGGKLTVISEASLREFLMNVVCKQQSGSVHEKQEEPVEQERVPMSADGKKPGVFAHYFKGKNKRVKKETADNRYTKKKKDEDHGKKDKEVVVVEQEVDRLHIEDLTQKQDEKLDALFENIVTDTEKKEEPEADTEKPKAKKRKTTAKKKTAAAKEAPIPEAEDEKPVKKARRKTKKETKTEEAVPKKKSSTIMTNMANDLFDDVIEPEAIVLHYEKADDEDTPEKDHERRDS; translated from the coding sequence ATGCTCAATTATTTCACTTTGAACAATTTAAGGACACTGATTCAGCAGCTACTGGATATCGCCTGTGTCTGGGCACTTGTCTATTACTGTCTGAAAATTGTGAAAAACAATTCGCGTACCATTCAGATTTTCAAAGGGATACTGCTGATTGTTATTATACGTTCCGCAGCCAGCTTTTTTGGGCTTCACACGGTCGCAACACTAGCGGATTCTATTATGAACTGGGGAGTTGTCGCCGTTATCATCATTTTCCAGCCGGAAATCCGGAGTATTCTGGAAAGGATCGGAAAGACGAATGTTTTCTCCCGTATTTCCACACTGACAATCAATGAGCGTGAGAATCTGGTGGATGAGCTGGTCAAGGCCTGTGCAGAAATGTCAAAGACCAAGACTGGCGCTTTGATTTCCATTGAACAGGGCCATTCCCTCAGTGATTATATCAAGACTGGAACACCGATGAATTCTGTCGTATCCAGTGAGCTGCTCTGTTCGATCTTTCAATATGGAACACCACTGCATGATGGTGCCGTTATCATTCAGGGTGTGAAAATCGCCTGTGCGGCTGCCTATTTTCCACCTACTACAAGAGAGCTGCCAACCAGCTATGGGGCAAGACATCGCGCTGCGGTGGGAATCAGTGAAATCACCGACTCCATTACGATTGTTGTGAGTGAGGAAACGGGAAATATTTCCATAGCTGAGGGCGGTAAGCTGACCGTGATTTCCGAAGCGAGCCTGCGGGAATTTTTGATGAATGTTGTCTGTAAGCAGCAAAGCGGAAGCGTTCATGAAAAGCAAGAGGAGCCGGTGGAGCAGGAACGTGTTCCAATGAGCGCTGATGGTAAGAAGCCGGGTGTATTTGCGCATTATTTCAAAGGCAAAAACAAGCGGGTGAAAAAGGAAACAGCCGATAATCGCTATACCAAGAAGAAAAAGGATGAGGATCACGGCAAAAAAGATAAGGAAGTTGTTGTCGTTGAACAGGAGGTTGACCGCCTGCATATAGAGGATCTTACACAGAAGCAGGATGAGAAGCTGGATGCCCTGTTCGAAAATATCGTAACGGATACGGAAAAGAAAGAGGAACCGGAGGCAGATACGGAGAAGCCAAAGGCAAAAAAACGCAAAACAACAGCGAAGAAAAAAACGGCTGCAGCTAAGGAAGCGCCAATCCCGGAGGCTGAGGATGAAAAGCCGGTGAAGAAAGCGCGCCGTAAAACGAAGAAAGAAACAAAAACAGAAGAGGCTGTACCGAAAAAGAAAAGCAGTACCATTATGACAAACATGGCAAATGATCTGTTTGATGATGTCATAGAGCCTGAGGCAATCGTTCTGCATTATGAAAAAGCGGATGATGAAGATACTCCTGAAAAAGATCATGAAAGGAGAGATTCCTGA